CACGGACTTGAGCAATCTGCAGAGTATCTTTAGAATGAAGAAAAACGCATCTCTCGACCTCAAAAGAACTTCCAGTGTTCCTCTGACAGACAGGGAGAAGGCGGACACCATCTTGGAGGCACAGGGGGAGGGTGCTCTGGAGGAGACGGACGGAGGGTCCAATAACTTCTCACCTTTGGCTGGACTTCAGCAGAGAATGCACACAAGAACGTCCAGTGCAGGGACACCAGTGAGTCGTGTGGTGTAGTATAGGCTTGTAGTAGTGCTGGATATGGTAATGGTCATCGCAGTAGCTAGTTAAAAAGACTGTTTTAAGTGAtgctggtaaagggtcatgtCTTTTATATTTGCTTTTTTCTGTAGGCCTGTAAAGTGGACACGTCGACTCCTCAGTAAGTTAATTACATGCACTTATGGATAACTGTTTGACAGTATTTTTATTTCCTCCTCTTATTTTAGGACTTCCTACAGAACTCAGATCATTGGTGGGGTGGTTATGAGGATCCCCATGAACGAAGGTATGCTCTATATTGCTatgccgtatagcgggtacatttcgagggtataaatctttgtggtttttgctgattaagcatgtaccacgaacatttatacccacaaatttattatcgcatgctgcaaaaaagcttttattaaatccgcgaaaacgtTTCTAATGGTATTTTTGcaaccctcgaaatatacccgctatacagtagctatGGCCTCACTTATAGAGTCAGATTGTTCACTCCATATAGCAGGTGCAAAGAAGGGGAAGCAAAAGACGGGCAGTGGACATGGGAGGACCAAGCTTCAGCGAACAGTGAGTGTTACCATATAGCACTGTGTTGCATGTTGTTAGTTCCATCTCATCCATCCTCTACAgggcaagaagctgaagaagacCAATACAAACAGTACAGGCAGTCTTACCTCAGACGAACTCTATCTACCTACTGGTGAGTATGAGCTCAGGGGCGTAACTAGAAAATTTACGGGAAGGAGGCAACCGCCCCCGCAAATTGTTTGCtcggaaaccacacccactaattatCGCGTAGAAGCGCATGCAAATAGCAAAAACTGTTCTCCTTCTCTTTTCTTCATCAACAAGACAGTGATAGAGCTCATTTCTGCTCATTCTATATACCTAGTTAGCCCAAAGTTAGCTAGCCAGAGCTATTAAAAGCTAGTGAGGTGAATCACCTTGAAGTTCAATAGTACAGGAGGCAAGGGCCTCCTCTGCCTCATTGCTAGTTACACCCCTGGAGCTAGAGCATGCTGTACTTAGTGATGCATCTTATAGGAAGTACAAGATAGAGTCAGTACATATGAAGTAAGAGAAGCCATTGTTATAGTTGTCATGCCTTTAAACTAAGGCATCATTCAGCATCATCATATTACATCACTCTTACCCACTAGCATATCCTactggctacatgtatagccttCCTATAGTTCTGAATGAATTATGGTTGAGCAGGAAATGCCTTGAAGGTGGTAAGAGTTAACCTATTGTGTAACTATTAGGcaatgtgtacattgtgtgtaTTACAGTGAATTTCAGGATCAATGTCTAGGTAAAACCATTACAGAAGCTATATAAAAGCATTTCCTGTTAAAGACACAGTACTTCCTGTTGGGCTGTGTGCATATAAGTGGCAGCTGGTAAGTAGAAGCATACAGTAGTGCAGTGAGAAAAGTGAAAACATAGAACTAGAGCCTGCTGATAGTTTAATTGCAACAGTTATGGAGGTAGCAACACTAGACGTTAACGTACATGACAGGAACAGTGTCTCCTATTACTCTGCTCAGTTTATCAAGGAAGGATCTGCAGGTCAGCTGCTGCAGTGTTCATTGTGCAATGCAGCTAACAACACATTGGTTTAGCAGTCACTAATATAATATAAATGGCTATAAGTTATGTAGTGACTGTAATACTTGAATGGTACCCTACGTACTTATctacatataataattgtagtgATTTGATTCCTTGAATGGAGTCGGTTCTTAGACAATGTGGATTTCTTCCCTGAGGTATTTATATATAGTGAATTCATACCGTAAGTGAGCTGATTGCTTGGTCAATGATTTCAAATCCTTACTGGGCAGAATGTGTGTATGGTATGTTAACTATTAACAATCCACTAATTAttacacaatgcacacattTTATAATTTTCAGAGCCAGATGACTCCTCGCCTGAAAAGGTAAGCCAACCTACTACTACGTTTGTAGCTCGCTGCGTGCATGACACCTGAATACTATTGCTAACATTGAGTGCTGTGTGTAAACTCTGTTTGTTAATTTTCACAATAGTACTTCCTAGACCAATGTTTCAGTTTTTTTTTCAATAATCCTTTGTCTGTTATAGACTTATTTTGACTCCTGCTTGAACACACCCAATGCACTCGTAGCCATTAGACGCTTGTATGTATGGTACTGTTTAGGGTGTGTGGCTTCTGCTTATTTGATTTTTATGAGTCATCCTttgtttgttgtgtgtgtgtagggtgcAGTGTTCAGTGACGCTAGAGAGGTCACTATCGGAGGAACTAGTAAGTGTTTGGCAATATTCCTTTAGTCACATGACAATATCCTTTTAGCTATAGTTTTGTGTTTGGCAGTTTGGCAATTCCCTAGTAGCCACATCTTTGTTGTGAGAaggtggtggtgtgtgatgTACACCTGCGTGTGTTTATAACATCACCAATACAAAGTCATTATCGCCTACAGAGTGATTTCCCTGCTAGTGTTGCTAATATCCTGTGTACTGATATGTATTGTGGTTCTTGGAAGCCTTTGACTGCTTGCAGGGGATTTTGTTTGTCTTTGTTAGAAGTCTTCCTTGTCAGGGAATCCTCTGCTAAGTAGTCATTCTGTCTAATACATGTTTACATTACATTTTCTTTTTTTTACTTTAACAGCTGCCAAGCAGGTCACAGTCACGTCTATATCTGAAGGACATGTAAGTGTTGATTCTTAGCTAGTAACGTTGTGCTTGTATCTAAGCATGCTCTATCTATCTAGTCCAATGTTGTGTTTTTCTTGTGTGTTGTCTAAATCACACTGCTCACAGTTCCTAGCATTGCTTACGATATTTACGTACATATTTACATAATCTCATCTACAGCGTAATGATGAGGTTGCCGTGCCTACTCGTAAGAAGTCGGCCAACCCTGCTCTGATGGTGCCCTGCTTTCAACTCAAGAACACAGAGCAGGAGGGATGGATGAACAAGCAGGGAGGGTCAGGACTCACTCCTAGGAACTGGAGGAGAAGATGGTTTGTCCTCAAAGAGAGCAAACTCTACTACTACAAGACTTCCTTTGTAAGTGTCGACTGCCTCGAATTCTTCAATCAGACAGCTATTAGTGACACAGAtgtttgtatatatatatgttattatgttaaaattctagcccaccatacacacactattaGCTGCAGTATTGGTATTTACGTATACCACACATGGTGCATGTATTCTCAAAATCAGTTTCACACGTACGTGTACTGTTAAGCTCtgtgtaataataatagcatCATCTGTACACACTGCAGGACATATCTGCTCTGGGTATTGTGGAACTGGCTGGCTACTCGTTTGAACCGACTACAGATATCAAAAAGAAATAGTATGTGTGCATTGAGTCTCTATGTTCAGTGCTAGTGCATTGTTGTGATTATGACTGAGTATTTTTCACATTAGTAGCTAACTAGTATGGCTCTCCCCCGCATCTGCTCATAGTAGCCCAGGCATGCTGCTGCTGTATTGGTAGCTCCAATGGAATGTTTATTGATTGCAAAGAAGTGCTTTTTGGTACTAATAGCATCTAGTAAGACTTCTGTTTCTGTTCACAACGACACTTGCTGTTCTTGATATCAATTAAAGCACATTCTTTAGCTTATTAGGTCCAATAAATCATCCTCAGCATGATGTAATAGTGATGCAGTATTACACGCGTGCAATTGTGTAATTCTAATGATGTTAACAATTGGCTtattgttgtggtttgtttcTGCAGTGCATTCAAGGCCGTCAGACAAGGAGCACGGACCTATTCATttgttgctgactcagcagatgAAATGACCAGGTAGGTAATGCACGGAACCTTGCTTGTACCGGTATGCTTACATGTTTTGTATGAATGCCGAGTGgcagtgtacgtacatgtacatgaccaTACCTTTAACCCGTGTAGATGGATTGAAGTGTTGACAAGAGCTGCCAGCTCTGTCACAGAAGGCTCTTCGTTCACATCCTCTATAGGTAAGCAGAGAGTGTGTGAGCTAGTTAGTACCTCTAGTTCTGATATCGTGCTTATGTGTGCTAAACCTATACTTGTAGTTAGTAAGTGCAGTACTGTTTTGACTAACCCcgcccccctcccacacacagagGCATCAGATGATGAGCTGTAGGAGACATTCATTCACCGTATTTTTTACTCTCCATAGATCAGAGTGTGTTTgttatgtatgtgtgtgtcatgtgattcATCAGTTACCCTGGCGATTATCAGCCATCCATCAATCATGTGTTGGACTAACTCAGTATCAATTCTGTTTTTTGCTCTTTATTGCCCCTCGTATTTTATTCCTCATTCTCATCTCTTTTATCAACAGCTGATTTTGTATAATAAGCACTATTTCGTTTTGATTGTTATTATAGTGACATCATGCAATGTAATATATTTTGTGGCATTAAGAATTACAAAAAATAGTGATTATTCGTATTTACGAGTGTTTGTGATGACTTGATGTTCGAGTTCAAAGGTGTACTTAAACTGTGAAAAAAAAGTTGCGTAATTACCAAGATCAGGAAACATTTACAAATCACCTGACTATCCACTTGTTTTACTGTTATTGGCAATTTGACTGGACGTGACAGACGAATGATATCCTGCAACCAGATCAACATTAATATACATATCACCATAATCATTACCTCAGACGGGATGGACTGTGTCCGGTACTTGTACAGTAGATCCACCCCTTCCACTAGAGGGTAACTAATGGGAAGAACACGAGATCTCTTGGAGGGGTAGGTCTCCTCAGAATCCTCGAGTCCCCTCTTCCTACCCCCCACAATCCTCTGCTCAGAATCCTCCAATTCCCTCTTTCTATCCGCCGCAATTCTCTGCTCGGAGTCCTCTAACATCACTGACACAGAGGGTTGAGTAGCTGCTTGTTGGCAATAGTAACAATCACCGTTCTCACAGCACACGTCACTACTACGCTCTTGTTTCAAATCTGATGTGACTCGTCCAGACGATGTAGAAGTGGAGCCAGTGGACACTCTCAAGATACCAGCTCGTACTGACAAGTGATTGGACGACGATGTGGACGTAACAGAAGTACGGCATATTGAAATTGATTTACAAGAGGAAAAAGGGCCGGAAATTACCAATGGACTAACGTTTTTTGCCTCGTCGCTGTTAAAGTTTAGACAGTACTTTAGCAGAGTTTCGGTAGTGTCTTCAGTCTTCACAGCACAAACTATCCCAGAAACTTCACATTTGTCGGCACAGAAACAAACCATTTCATCTTCAAAAGGGATCTCTATTCTTGTCCAGTTCGTTTTCAATTTTAGATCAGCTTTCGATTGAATATAACTGAGAACAAGTTGCCAAAAAACCCTGGGTGAGGAATTCTTCATACTACACCAAACAGATTGTTTCCCTGGACTCACTCTCGACAGCTGACCTCGTTGTTCGTCTTCACGCCAGAAAGTCAGCCATTTTAGTATTCCCCATCTTTTACCAATAGACGGAGCAGAACACACCTTAGACCAGCTGGCATGTCTCGATCCAAGACTTGAATACATGCAAACATTACCAGTAGAGTCAATAAGGAAAAAATTGTCATATTTATCCAGAGATATAAATGTAGGCACACACACTTCTGAATCATCATTATTCCACAGATCTGAAGGGCATGGTGGAATTCCTTGCCAGTTCAATATGAGCAGAGATTTTTTCTTTGTGAGATCGATTGTTGATAAGTCGACTGTAAACAATGCCCCAGACTGTGTCCTCCTAACAACAAAATAGGAACCAACTGCAATATCGGTTGCCTTGCAGTACATTTTGCTCCAAGAGTTTCCCAGTGGGTTGTCATGAGTTACTCCCAAGCGAACACACAGTTCTGCATTTTGGATACCACAAACAATGCCAGAGTAGCCTCCAACTACAGTGCTGAAACCAGCACCTTCTTTCGACCAAGGAGGCCCGGGGCTAGGGAGAGTGGGAGGGTCTATTTCTGTTGTAGCTGTTTCCTTTATTGATAAGTTGGGGTTGACAGACGCTGTGTACATTTCGAGATCCCTCAATACGTGCACGTTACCTTGTTCATCGCAGAGCCATATGTGTGATGACTCGTGGCTGTCTGAAGCAACACTGCCGATACTCATTCTGATCTGCACAGGGGAAAAGAGATGAAAATAACCAAGacatagatctagatctagctgcatAAAACCACTTACATCTTGGCAGCTTCATTAGAGGTACTTCACCAAGGGAGAGGTGCAGAGCATGTTCAAAGGCATAACaaaagtacagtacacagctagctagctatataggtaGCTGAATTActgaagggggtggggcagaaTGAAGGGAGTGGCAAAGATGTGTGCTGCATGGCTAAGAGTAGTTCCAAGGAAACCTGGAGGAATGAGAGCTGACTCTGCCAGTCACTTGCTCCGGCAGCCGGTCAGTTTTGAGCTATTCTTCTTCACTTATCTTGTCTGTGCTCTCCTACTCCAAAAGATAAACATTTACAAAACTGTGAGTCAGTATCTATATTGGTCTCTGTTATCACAATCAATCTTACCGGTTTCCTTCCTCCAGAATTTCCACCTGGTTGATTTTAACCTGGTGCTGTTTACGATCATTGTCCTGAGTCGTCGCCTGGGCTGGTGTGTCCTTCAAGAGCTCCAATCTCATTGGCCGAGTGTCAAAAAACCCCTCAAGAGTTCGTCCAAAGGGAGTCGGAAATGGGCCCACGTGTTTGAGAGTATGGTGAATGTGGTGAATGTGAAGCATGTGATGGTTGTCATTTGTACCCTCCTTGTGATCCTGTGGTCAGTTGTGAGGCTCATCGAACACACCTCTCTATTCAATCTGCTCTTCTTGTTCTATCCGTAGGTCttgtaattatacatataattattattgggaCTCAATGAATAAGTGTCATGCTTATATGAATACTGAGAGTGCCTACATTTCTGTTAGTATAACTATTAGTCAGTTTCAATGTTCATTTTGTCACTTTGCGGTGGGTACTTCACTGGCACCACCTGCAATTGCAGTGTGAACTTCGCTATGTACATTTCTCACCTCTGCCCATATAGGTTGCTGCTCTACCTTTCTCTATTTGGGTTCACCTTGGAACCAAGACGATATCGAAGCAGATTCTCCCCTCCAAGAACCTTCCTCCATCACATCAACTTCTCGTCTTTAGAAAGACAAAAATTGAGGTCCGAAATTTTCTCTTCACCCAGCAGTAAAGTTACAACCTTCTCCTCCTTGTCTACTGTCCCTGCCCACATTGACCGCACCTCCTCAAATACATGCAACTCGGGTCCATCTTTAAATCACATCCCCTCTTCCAAGTCTGCTAGTGTCAACTCAGCGTCTGCCCAAACCTCCAGTCTAGGCTCAAATTCTCATAAGACGGCTGCTGCTACTCGCAACGCTTCTCATAAAGATAAAGCAGCGGAACCTTCTGGAGTGGTGAAAACTGAGCAATCAGCTAGCCTCATAGCACGACTTGCTCTCGGTAACTTGAGTGGAGATCGACGATACACGTGGGAATATGCTGTAATGCTGCCCACCACGCCAGATGAGGTTCGAAATGAAGTGGACATTTTGTTATCGGATTTGATTGTACGATTGAAGCAACTTCTGTTCAACTCGCTTCTGTGTGCCTACTATGTTGGGTTCATTCCGATGCTTTTTGCTGACGTGAGTAATTTAGTCTATTGGAGCATATCATCTTAATTAACGATCTTGGGGCGTGTGTATACATAAGTACACATtctctaccccccccccacacacacacacacacatgcagagtcACCTCTACTATGACAAGTGGTGGTGTGTGGAGCATGCATTCCTCGTGTGGGCCAATTCTTTTGTTGTTCTTTCCTCCCTCTTCCTCCCTCCGAGCTACTGCCAGTTACTCTACCACTGTGCCCTGCACCTGGGCTGCTGGACCAGGTGTAACCATGACGACTCCACCAATCTGTGAGTGCACATGTTTGATTTGTTTTACATATTAATTGtatcagatataattattgtagggCTAGCTCAATACGTATTCAGACAAATTTAGCATTTAGCTGAAGGCCTTTGCAGGCTATCACACAAGGTTCCTGGTAGCTATTTATCACTGACTGTATGTATTGCTCCCGTGTAGTTGGTCTCCCACGGTGACGTGGAAGTACGATGCTTTGGTCCAATGGAATGGAGAGTCCTTCAAAGGAGAGGGAGTGTTTAACATGGCCATTCCTTGCGACTCCTCACAAGAGTTCTTCTATGTGAGTTCACTCCAATAGCTACTGAcctactagcctcgattccccTTCTCAGTGGCTTGAAATCAAGGCTCTATACCTAACTCATTAATACACTCATGTTTACGTCTATGtatttcataataattatgtgaccttactataattatatctattgTGTTGACACTTTTCCTATACCCACTTGGTCATCACCCCtctcctccctccctcccttcCAGCTGTTGTTCCAGTCTCGACTCCACGTCCACACCTGGCTCCTGACGATGCAGAGCATCACAGTGCTCTTCCAGATAGTGGTCCTCCTACGCTTGGTCTACTGGCACCAACTGCTGAGCATGTCTGTGCTGCTTCTGTTCAATGTCTTTGTGTTCTACAAGCTTCTCCACAACAGACTCTGGCTTAGAAAGACTTTATGGATACCCACTTGACTCTCTGAATTTTCATTTTTggcattattataattacattattatccagtataattatagttttatgGATTACTAATTAATGCATGACATTACAATTTATATG
This genomic stretch from Halichondria panicea chromosome 16, odHalPani1.1, whole genome shotgun sequence harbors:
- the LOC135350235 gene encoding uncharacterized protein LOC135350235 isoform X1, whose translation is MSIGSVASDSHESSHIWLCDEQGNVHVLRDLEMYTASVNPNLSIKETATTEIDPPTLPSPGPPWSKEGAGFSTVVGGYSGIVCGIQNAELCVRLGVTHDNPLGNSWSKMYCKATDIAVGSYFVVRRTQSGALFTVDLSTIDLTKKKSLLILNWQGIPPCPSDLWNNDDSEVCVPTFISLDKYDNFFLIDSTGNVCMYSSLGSRHASWSKVCSAPSIGKRWGILKWLTFWREDEQRGQLSRVSPGKQSVWCSMKNSSPRVFWQLVLSYIQSKADLKLKTNWTRIEIPFEDEMVCFCADKCEVSGIVCAVKTEDTTETLLKYCLNFNSDEAKNVSPLVISGPFSSCKSISICRTSVTSTSSSNHLSVRAGILRVSTGSTSTSSGRVTSDLKQERSSDVCCENGDCYYCQQAATQPSVSVMLEDSEQRIAADRKRELEDSEQRIVGGRKRGLEDSEETYPSKRSRVLPISYPLVEGVDLLYKYRTQSIPSEDIIRLSRPVKLPITVKQVDSQFKYTFELEHQVITNTRKYE
- the LOC135350235 gene encoding uncharacterized protein LOC135350235 isoform X2 translates to MSIGSVASDSHESSHIWLCDEQGNVHVLRDLEMYTASVNPNLSIKETATTEIDPPTLPSPGPPWSKEGAGFSTVVGGYSGIVCGIQNAELCVRLGVTHDNPLGNSWSKMYCKATDIAVGSYFVVRRTQSGALFTVDLSTIDLTKKKSLLILNWQGIPPCPSDLWNNDDSEVCVPTFISLDKYDNFFLIDSTGNVCMYSSLGSRHASWSKVCSAPSIGKRWGILKWLTFWREDEQRGQLSRVSPGKQSVWCSMKNSSPRVFWQLVLSYIQSKADLKLKTNWTRIEIPFEDEMVCFCADKCEVSGIVCAVKTEDTTETLLKYCLNFNSDEAKNVSPLVISGPFSSCKSISICRTSVTSTSSSNHLSVRAGILRVSTGSTSTSSGRVTSDLKQERSSDVCCENGDCYYCQQAATQPSVSVMLEDSEQRIAADRKRELEDSEQRIVGGRKRGLEDSEETYPSKRSRVLPISYPLVEGVDLLYKYRTQSIPSESNCQ
- the LOC135350234 gene encoding transmembrane protein 39A-like, giving the protein MKGVAKMCAAWLRVVPRKPGGMRADSASHLLRQPVSFELFFFTYLVCALLLQKINIYKTNFHLVDFNLVLFTIIVLSRRLGWCVLQELQSHWPSVKKPLKSSSKGSRKWAHVFESMVNVVNVKHVMVVICTLLVILWSVVRLIEHTSLFNLLFLFYPLLLYLSLFGFTLEPRRYRSRFSPPRTFLHHINFSSLERQKLRSEIFSSPSSKVTTFSSLSTVPAHIDRTSSNTCNSGPSLNHIPSSKSASVNSASAQTSSLGSNSHKTAAATRNASHKDKAAEPSGVVKTEQSASLIARLALGNLSGDRRYTWEYAVMLPTTPDEVRNEVDILLSDLIVRLKQLLFNSLLCAYYVGFIPMLFADSHLYYDKWWCVEHAFLVWANSFVVLSSLFLPPSYCQLLYHCALHLGCWTRCNHDDSTNLWSPTVTWKYDALVQWNGESFKGEGVFNMAIPCDSSQEFFYLLFQSRLHVHTWLLTMQSITVLFQIVVLLRLVYWHQLLSMSVLLLFNVFVFYKLLHNRLWLRKTLWIPT